From one bacterium genomic stretch:
- a CDS encoding nucleotidyltransferase domain-containing protein, which translates to MEKISVDPSLKEIIKKLNSYFKTKKEVAFVFLFGSFVHNNIHKNSDVDIGIYFYPQKNNIEVESSTKYKTENEIWLDVERILKREVDLIVLNRASSKICFSALRGIPVIIKDWKLYLKFMAIVSDEGINYQQMVISEFKNTL; encoded by the coding sequence ATGGAGAAAATATCTGTAGACCCATCTTTAAAAGAAATTATTAAAAAATTAAATTCTTATTTTAAAACAAAAAAAGAAGTTGCATTTGTATTTCTTTTTGGCTCTTTTGTCCATAACAATATTCATAAAAATTCAGATGTTGATATTGGAATATACTTTTACCCTCAAAAAAATAATATAGAAGTTGAGTCATCAACAAAATATAAAACAGAAAATGAAATATGGCTGGATGTTGAAAGAATATTAAAAAGAGAAGTTGACCTTATTGTTTTGAATCGTGCATCTTCAAAGATATGTTTTAGTGCTTTAAGAGGAATTCCTGTTATAATAAAGGACTGGAAGTTATATTTGAAATTCATGGCAATTGTATCTGACGAAGGTATTAACTATCAGCAAATGGTTATATCCGAATTTAAAAATACATTATAA